CCAGATAGGTCAGGCCGATACCAAGCATCGGGTAAATGACCGTCATATCGCGTAATCCCTGGGTAAATGCCAGATAATTGATGAGCGAAAACAGACCGGCTGTTCCAATAAAGGCAGCCAGACCGGCAAATGTGCCGGGTACGAAAGCCAGCACAATCCCCAGCAGGATCGGTAACAGCAGGATACAGAGCATTTCCTGCATTTGCGTAATCCCATCGTACTTCAGGAAACGACGTTCAAGGGCATTGGCTGCGACTGTGGCATGCAGCTCAACACCTGGCTGGGTTGCGTCAAACGGTGTCGGACGGATGTCGTAGATACCGATCTCAGTAGCGCCTACAAAGGCAATGGCGCCTTTCAGCTCATCAGGTTTCAGTCGTTTTTTGAGTACATCAGCTGCAGATACGGTTCTGAAGGAGTGAGCCGGTCCGTAATAATTTAACGACATAGTGCCGTCTTCACGGGAGGGAATGCGCAGGGAGCCGATCTGCAGACCATCAATGCCGTAGGACTTCACCTCCAGCATGATATCACTGTTCAGATAGTGACGCAGCGCCTTCATGGCCAGTGAAGGATAGATATCGCCATTGTAAAGCAACAGCAGGATTGAACGCCGGTATAATCCGTCACCATCAGGTCTGGCATTAAAAAAGCCGAAATCCAGTGCCCCGGCACCCAGTTGCGGCAGATTAACATCCAGATTGGCATATTCAGTCAGCGGAATGGATTGCACCCCTTCAGCAACTCTCATCAGCTTGACAGTTGCCCGCTCCATCTGGGCGATGGCTGCCGGATCAGCAGACTGTTCCTCTTCACGAAAAAAATAGCCCATGACCACATTGCCTGCCTTAGCAATAGAACTGGCCAGGGCAGCATCTGCGGCCGGGTTTTGGGGCTCTGAAAAGACAATATCAAGTGCAGTGACTTTGACACCGTAGCTTGCCAGATTTTGGATCAAACGTCCGGTTACTTCACGGGACCAGGGCCAGCGACCGATCTCCTTGATGCTGGCATGATCAATCGCCACCACCACAACATCCTTGTCCGGCTTAATCGGCCCCCGGACACGAAAGCGGGCATCCTTCATCCGGTAATCAAGCTGCTGCAACGCCTGGGGGGCCTGCCGATAGGCCGCAAACGTAAGGAGAGCGGCAATCAAACCAAAGACAACGAAAGCAAGGCGTTTTTTCATACCGTTATGCCTACTTACCGATACCGTTCAACAGGGTTTCGGCATTGCTGCGTTGTTTTCCCTGGGGATACAGCCTGAGATACTGCTCGAAGCGGAGTTTGGCCTGATCGTTAAAGCCCATTTCAGCAAGGGTCTGGGCAGCATTAAACAGGGCAAATTCCGCCTGGGGCAGATTGGGGTACTCTTCCAGCACCAACAGATATTCTGCCAGGGCAAGTTCCGGGTTGGACAGGAAGCGGGCATACACTGCGCCGCGTTCCATATGGGCATCAGCCCGCACAGACTCCACCTTGGTCAGGTCCAGCGCAATCTGGAACACATTCAAGGCGTCCTGATACTTGCCGCTGTCTGCCAGATAGTGACCGTGATTGATGTTCCAGCGAGCACAAATATCAACAATTTTTCCTGAGTCAGTCCACTCTTTGGGGGGCTCGGCAGCGGTTACACCATCGAATATCCCTTTTGCCTCAGCCAGCGGTGTACCCTGATCAACCTTAACCGGTTCTGCCGGGGGCAAGCCGCGGGTGTTCTGAACATAGGTGGATGAAGTAAGCGGCTGTTGACCTGATTTTCCATCGCCTGAAACAGATACGGTCCCTTCATTGCCAAAAAATACGTTGGCCTGCCCCTGAGACAGCATGAGGAACTCGGTACCCTTGATTCCGGCAACTGCCGTGCCGCTCTTCACCGTCATACCACTCTGCTTACCGCCGAACTTTACCACTGAAGCCCGCAACTTGCCTTCAGCCAGATTAAAGGTACCTTCCCGCTTGTTTTTGGTCAGAAGGAAGCCGGTTACTTCAAATTC
Above is a window of Trichlorobacter lovleyi SZ DNA encoding:
- a CDS encoding CHASE2 domain-containing protein produces the protein MKKRLAFVVFGLIAALLTFAAYRQAPQALQQLDYRMKDARFRVRGPIKPDKDVVVVAIDHASIKEIGRWPWSREVTGRLIQNLASYGVKVTALDIVFSEPQNPAADAALASSIAKAGNVVMGYFFREEEQSADPAAIAQMERATVKLMRVAEGVQSIPLTEYANLDVNLPQLGAGALDFGFFNARPDGDGLYRRSILLLLYNGDIYPSLAMKALRHYLNSDIMLEVKSYGIDGLQIGSLRIPSREDGTMSLNYYGPAHSFRTVSAADVLKKRLKPDELKGAIAFVGATEIGIYDIRPTPFDATQPGVELHATVAANALERRFLKYDGITQMQEMLCILLLPILLGIVLAFVPGTFAGLAAFIGTAGLFSLINYLAFTQGLRDMTVIYPMLGIGLTYLGSESWRNLVVEKKGRQLKKAFSNYVSPDLVREIEKNPDKLVLGGEQREISILFSDIRGFTTVSESLTPPELVTLLNEYLSPMTRIVLEERGTLDKFIGDAVMAIFNAPLDVPGHAEHACAAAVRMLEELKRLNEGFAERGMHTLDIGVGINTGPAVVGNMGADIRFDYTAIGDSVNLASRLEGLNKYYGSHILVSEDTRNQVPDGRFIFREVDRVRVKGKHLPIVMYELMITNLELLPHFEEGLEKYRAKQFVTAQQIFNRLVADYSDGPSRLYSNRCAEYLETPPPADWDGVYTAKSK
- a CDS encoding FecR domain-containing protein, coding for MKKQLFILLVGIVLMPVLAFAAPVGKITGLTGQAYMRVKAGVPYTPLAKGTAVATGTWIKTGPKGWVELTLNDKSTFTLANNTEFEVTGFLLTKNKREGTFNLAEGKLRASVVKFGGKQSGMTVKSGTAVAGIKGTEFLMLSQGQANVFFGNEGTVSVSGDGKSGQQPLTSSTYVQNTRGLPPAEPVKVDQGTPLAEAKGIFDGVTAAEPPKEWTDSGKIVDICARWNINHGHYLADSGKYQDALNVFQIALDLTKVESVRADAHMERGAVYARFLSNPELALAEYLLVLEEYPNLPQAEFALFNAAQTLAEMGFNDQAKLRFEQYLRLYPQGKQRSNAETLLNGIGK